ATCGTTATTatatttcgattataaaattaagtttataaaaattttcagtattaaaaattaacttataatattttaaaagataatagaaaactaattattttaaaatttccttcttagtttttctaaaattttaaaattttattggtgtaataatataaaaattattttaaaaatatttattaattattttcagtattgtataaattaatactatcaatataattggcattactattttttaagattaaaaatttattatataattagaatattattttattatttaatataatattaagattataatttaagatgttattttctagaattaaaattattatctaattagagaactaatatattagttaatataacattaaaatataattaatatgctatttgctagaaaactatttattagttcatataatactaaaatataattaatatgctatttattaggattagagccggtgtttaattaggaatgtaatttattaatcaataaattattagaaaaattataaaattacacataaacttgaatcccacatataaaagaataagtacacatatcaaaacaaaaattttatatgtaaaaaattaaacacccatgttaaaaaaaaattaaattttaaaaattaatatatatatataccctaACAGAAAGAAatatctcctttttttttatcggGAAAAGGTGCATTTATGCTCTTAAGGTTTACCATTGAAGAGGGGGTTGgtctaatcaatttattttagttcaaATAAACACAAATTTCTCATCATTCTTAGCCCAGACTTAACGTTGCtagaatttgaattaaataatatggACTATAAcactgaaaattaaattattttatttttaaaatcattagaacttgtatttaaaagaaaaaaatagttttttaaaactctaatttttataatttatctttttacagtatatatattttgtatttattatcttattatagGATATATTCTACTAATATGCATCTActtaaatgtattaattaattatttagatatagTATTTGTACTTTGTTATATACTATTAAAAGTTGATTATTAATAGCTTATTGTAATTACcactttaaattataataaataaaatataattaatttttgtttgattggtcTAACTAGTAGTGCGATCGATCATATAGGTTAAATTTTCAAGATAAAGCTTTAGAAACCCTTGAATCAGAGTCAAGAGAGGAAAAATGATAAGACATAATTTCTACATCTGTAGAAATTTTATGCTAAagaatgtaccactttttctagtattaagtatataaatttaattttgtttatcttttattatcttaatattagaacagattatatttttaattttaagatattcaTGAGTTCAAGatgttctaatttttttttattatttcaattgatataTGAAGaactcataataataattacgATATCTGAATGTTTCATGTagttattattcatttatatatttaacctTTTTATCAAGAAAATCATTTAGATGATTAAAATCTTTACTTGTAAAAtgtattattttgttaattctaTTAAAGCAATGATGTAAATATGAAtttctaagaaaaagaaactttttactttaatgacataaaaataatttctccaagtaaaatattaaagaaaaatgcttACACTAATAGACAGTACACTAAATTGtgcaaaaaacaaaaacaaaaactaaagcagtcgaataaaatattattttagtatatacaTTAATTGTGAAGAAAAGAATAACcttatcttaatttttcttttgagaatAAACCTTATCCtaatttaatgtaatattaaaaaacacaaCAACTAATTAGTGTAATAGACAAACTATGGAATATACAGTagtaaagttttatttttattactattctaaaaaaagaaaaacagaaagtTTTGTTTTTATCACAAAATACAGgggtatttttgaaattaaattaggtATGAATCAATTTAAGTAATGTTTGGCATTGAGATCAGAAAAcatcctttttaaatttttattttatttttaatttttaaatcttgaAAAGTCATTTTGAAAAAACAGATAAATTTATACTCTCTCAAAAataaacttgaaaaaaaatataagaaatattaatatattaaatcgAAAAAGTCCTAAAcctgttgttttctttattattattttaaggaCAAAAGTCACACAAGGCAAATCGTAGTTATGACAGGAAAAATATTCACCGAGTTGAGTTGCTCATTAACATATCCAAAATTAACCGTGGAACCACAAAAGTCCAATATTACTTTGAGCTGgctaagattttatttttgttagcaCAAGAATAAACAAATGCAAACAATGGTGGAACCAATTCCTACATGGAAATTGACATTTGACAGGaaagaattgaaattaaaagcgCCTCAAGCTCTCTTTTTACTAGACATAGCAGGTCTGCCGCCTGTAGCCGAAGCAGCCTTGGCAGAGCAAGGCATGAGCCCACGCAGAATGGCTAATATTCCCACAACCAAAGAAGGGTAGTAATTCATTAGCAGCACGTTTAATGCCTTGCCCGAACCCAACAGTTCAGCTAATACAGCAACCTGACAGGCACCAcacagatatatatatatatatatatatataaccatTTTAGTACGTACATAATTTGACAGTCACcaactaaaaataaacaataatgataatatgGGTTTTACCATGCAAGTAGAAACGGAGGTGCCATAGATTAAGCAAGTGGTGCTAACCCAAGACTTAGAAGCTGAAATCCCATACAGACCGGAAAGAACAAGTGGCCAGTGAAATAGAAGTTCTATCCACACCATCCCAACAAAGAAATGAGGCATCTCGGAATAGAGATAGTCTCCACATTCTTGGCTGTACCATTTCCTCGCATTGATCAATACGTCTGGGTAGATGTTTGCAGGAAGACATGTCTGAGAGTCGATCAATGGGGTCACCATTGCCATTACCAGAAAGTTGAAGAAGAGTATTGCGTCAATTAGCTTCGTAATTGcacccattttcttttttttttttcttttttttccctttcctCCCTTTTTCTTAATGGTTGCTGGCTACTTGTTGGCGTTCCTGACAAGAAATAAACCACTTATAGAGTTGAGAAATGGGAGATCTGGAAAATATCCTTAgactaaattaaatcaaattaaagaataaattaattaaaacatgtTCCATGTACGTTTCTATTCCTTGACATGTTGTCACGTTATGTTAGGTATAATGTACATGCaccatattattaattttatgaatcGGTAAGAAATATAATGTTTCAGTTCATTTCATTCTAGTAcatgtttaaaatttaaatattatatagtctttcattttcattgttttaataataatattttaaacatCATTACTGATGGTGTGAATTAATGTATGGTTGTTGACTTTCAACGGTTAAGCATTTTCACaatataaacaaattatacaactgaataattaagtaatttaacGTGTAATTGATTTTCTATGCAAAgggttaaataataataataataataacaccATGGATTTATAACCAATAAGATCCAAAACTTTTATACatcttttctaaaatatcatattctttttaaaattctgaAGTGTAACCTTTGCAACCATTTTATCCAATTTGGTAGAGGTACAATTGAATTACGCATGTGCCACTATGCAaggttattttaataattaaaaaattattaattcatttttagtattatataaattaatattacaaatataattaatattattatcttttagaattagaaattattatataattagaaaattgacttattagttaatagagttagaaaaacttattagtcaataaaaatattagaatataatttaaagttaTCTTTTAGAAGTAGAATTATTgcctaattagaaaactaattttttagttaagataatattaaaa
The sequence above is drawn from the Ricinus communis isolate WT05 ecotype wild-type chromosome 7, ASM1957865v1, whole genome shotgun sequence genome and encodes:
- the LOC8274827 gene encoding sigma intracellular receptor 2, with amino-acid sequence MGAITKLIDAILFFNFLVMAMVTPLIDSQTCLPANIYPDVLINARKWYSQECGDYLYSEMPHFFVGMVWIELLFHWPLVLSGLYGISASKSWVSTTCLIYGTSVSTCMVAVLAELLGSGKALNVLLMNYYPSLVVGILAILRGLMPCSAKAASATGGRPAMSSKKRA